A single genomic interval of Scatophagus argus isolate fScaArg1 chromosome 22, fScaArg1.pri, whole genome shotgun sequence harbors:
- the scaf11 gene encoding protein SCAF11 isoform X2 gives MTGVGNGGHGPPDGTEVERCPICLGVLAGGELAMPDSCCHVFCLRCLLTWAELQMAPSCPVDRRPFTNVYRWDGNLTCVQVPVRKRATQPEAESCCCRNPEQKVCANKPVRRPRRQKVEQTAITKTKGLVRKCNDDDPSSLSRKKVRGTECSTWSPSPCVSLMTTLTQDVPEPVWVAEDIPHDTGFKQCKPQLQHCPWLSPAAPIPADGSSRQNFHPTAWNHNPFPFGLCPSPFTSSSLLGPGHFVFQGVVCAITCSKGGEKRGGRASTSKADTKEAESLPARRSGRHSKTQEEAPASDISPPQSSSSDSESSAGQSAKSGRASHAPAKRKGKQVTNRKASGKRKAATRKKRSPEFVSSPAASEEEEDGDGDDNKEEEEDKTDQEQDLNNSEQPQSDAEGSLKEDHGGFSSDDEQEGAEPLSNDVGRDTDETQDESNEHEQKPDEGDMFCPSEQELGAESEGDQRTEDEETASPVPSGQRDSDSQSALQENLASQHCDEQDDNMEICAESEEIKDEESSKEVKAESCDNSPQPASPSAGESEEDLGVPESKASGGPDTDNVGSEEPSVVDSSGKETKDDSPAKDDNEVVAMDCSSPISENGNVPVLEEPKESAPSPAAEPPVSTCQVAKDEGRKDQRDRERSQERKNGRQRRSRFHSPTSTWSPKRDSRREASRRSRSRERDGSPPSSRSSRARSRERGKDRDSERDYSRREHSRERRRRRSRSRSRSRSRSRSRSRSRSRTRSYRRGPSPTRPSSREQSPQRKDRRGGWRSGQGSGSGGEGRRNHGGAGRFENGVLTESSPDRQGWSDNPDWVTEKNRGEADSRNRDSTGGSRWEDHRNRGEPRGRGGHGGFERGRGAGRGGNTRSFYSQQEESADNRWQPRNNFSGTGNNSGSDAYSRFNENRGGGRRKESETGDSMLDRSGWSSASSWAVRRTLPADVQDYYSKRERGGPGGWNRQEEEQQPAPAAADPPKSEPPPQAVPGNAPVPVMNVIPPQLNVLHHHYPMQGPRGTLPVSLQPAAPYAMPPQVPVHLHPAVPLLQVPAVAAQGLPPPPPPPPPMQQGSQTAAAQPDGYTTQMSSTMVGYGKPALLPTPTKAGVAVATQGQLASSQVLPSSTTQPGHHNRAQADSSKKEKKQQIQEKAINEVKTAIKPFYQRKEITKEEYKEIVRKAVEKVCHSKSGEVNSSKVANLVKAYVDKYKHARKK, from the exons ATGACTGGAGTTGGAAATG GTGGACATGGCCCGCCTGATGGGACGGAGGTGGAGAGGTGTCCTATCTGCCTGGGCGTCCTGGCTGGAGGCGAGCTCGCCATGCCCGACAGCTGCTGCCATGTCTTCTGTCTCCGGTGCCTCCTCACATGGGCAGAG TTGCAGATGGCTCCTTCCTGCCCTGTGGACAGAAGACCTTTCACTAATGTTTACAGATGGGACGGGAATCTCACCTGTGTACAG GTTCCTGTGAGGAAGCGGGCGACTCAACCTGAAGCTGAGAGTTGCTGCTGTAGAAACCCTGAACAAAAAGTCTGTGCAAA tAAGCCCGTAAGAAGACCAAGACGACAAAAGGTGGAGCAGACAGCAATCACCAAAACTAAAGGACTTGTGAGGAAAT GTAACGATGACGACCCCTCATCACTGAGCAGAAAAAAG GTGAGGGGAACAGAGTGCTCTACATGGTCACCTTCTCCTTGTGTCTCATTAATGACGACATTGACTCAGGACGT TCCAGAGCCTGTTTGGGTGGCCGAGGACATACCACATGACACTGGGTTCAAACAGTGcaaaccacagctgcagcattGTCCGTGGCTTTCTCCTGCTGCCCCCATCCCTGCTGACGGCTCCTCAAG GCAGAATTTTCATCCCACTGCTTGGAACCACAACCCATTTCCATTTGGACTCTGCCCATCACCCTTCACCTCCAGTTCACTGTTGGGCCCCGGCCATTTTG TATTTCAAGGTGTTGTCTGCGCTATCACATGTTCCAaaggaggggagaagagaggcGGTCGAGCTTCAACCTCCAAAGCTGACACCAAAGAGGCCGAGTCTCTACCAGCCAGGAGATCTGGACGCCACAGTAAAACCCAGGAAGAGGCTCCCGCATCTGACATATCACCGCCACAATCCAGTTCGTCAGACTCTGAATCATCTGCTGGCCAGTCTGCCAAGTCAGGCAGAGCTTCTCATGCACCAGCcaagaggaagggaaaacagGTAACAAACCGAAAGGCCAGTGGGAAAAGGAAAGCCGCGACAAGAAAAAAACGTTCTCCCGAATTTGTTAGTAGCCCGGCAGcaagtgaagaggaggaagatggtgATGGGGATgacaacaaggaggaggaagaagacaaaactGATCAGGAGCAGGATTTGAACAACTCAGAACAGCCACAGTCTGATGCTGAAGGGAGCCTCAAAGAAGACCATGGTGGTTTCAGCTCTGATGATGAGCAAGAAGGTGCTGAACCTTTGAGTAACGATGTGGGACGGGACACTGATGAGACTCAGGATGAATCtaatgaacatgaacagaaacCAGATGAGGGGGACATGTTTTGTCCCTCAGAGCAAGAGTTAGGAGCGGAGTCTGAGGGTGACCAGAGGACGGAGGACGAAGAGACAGCAAGCCCTGTTCCCTCAGGACAGAGGGACTCTGATTCTCAGAGTGCCCTGCAGGAGAACCTGGCATCTCAACACTGTGATGAGCAGGATGATAACATGGAAATTTGTGCAGAGTCAGAAGAAATCAAGGATGAAGAGTCTTCAAAGGAAGTGAAGGCTGAATCATGTGATAATTCTCCACAACCAGCTTCCCCCTCTGCTGGAGAGTCAGAGGAAGATTTAGGTGTCCCAGAATCAAAAGCTTCTGGGGGCCCTGATACAGACAACGTTGGATCAGAAGAGCCTTCAGTAGTTGACAGCTCTGGGAAAGAAACCAAGGATGACAGTCCCGCCAAGGATGACAACGAAGTTGTTGCCATGGACTGCAGTTCACCTATCAGTGAGAATGGTAATGTTCCTGTTTTGGAAGAACCGAAGGAGAGTGCTCCCTCCCCTGCTGCAGAACCTCCTGTTTCTACATGCCAAGTCGCTAAAGACGAGGGCCGCAAGGACCAGCGGGACAGGGAAAGGAGCCAAGAGAGGAAGAACGGCAGGCAGCGGCGCTCTCGCTTCCACTCCCCAACCTCTACCTGGTCACCTAAGAGGGACTCCCGGCGTGAAGCATCCAGGCGCTCGCGGTCTAGAGAACGTGATGGCAGCCCACCCTCTAGCCGCTCATCTCGAGCTCgcagcagagaaagaggcaaaGACCGGGACAGCGAGAGAGACTATTCTAGGAGGGAGCATAGCCGTGAAAGGAGGAGGCGCCGATCCAGGAGTCGCTCTAGGTCCAGGTCTAGGTCCCGGTCTCGGTCTAGATCACGTTCCAGAACAAGGTCCTACAGGCGAGGGCCCAGCCCCACACGGCCCTCCTCCAGGGAGCAGTCCCCACAGAGGAAGGACCGCCGGGGAGGCTGGCGGTCTGGGCAGGGCAGTGGGTCTGGTGGTGAAGGACGGAGGAATCACGGAGGCGCTGGGCGCTTTGAAAATGGAGTGCTTACAGAAAGTTCCCCAGATCGCCAGGGCTGGTCGGATAATCCTGACTGGGTTACAGAAAAGAATCGTGGTGAAGCTGACAGCAGGAACCGGGACTCTACTGGCGGCTCACGCTGGGAAGACCACCGCAACAGAGGAGAACCACGAGGCCGGGGGGGACATGGAGGGTTTGAACGCGGTCGGGGTGCAGGGCGGGGAGGCAACACTCGTAGCTTCTACAGTCAGCAGGAGGAAAGTGCAGACAACCGCTGGCAGCCCAGAAATAATTTCTCAGGTACAGGCAACAATTCAGGGAGTGACGCGTACAGCCGCTTCAATGAAAACCGGGGTGGTGGCCGTAGGAAAGAGTCTGAGACAGGAGACTCTATGCTTGACCGTTCAGGCTGGTCATCGGCATCCAGCTGGGCTGTTAGAAGGACGCTGCCCGCCGATGTTCAGGATTATTACtccaagagggagagaggaggaccTGGAGGCTGGAACCgacaagaggaggagcagcagccgGCACCGGCAGCAGCAG ATCCCCCTAAAAGCGAGCCTCCTCCTCAGGCAGTCCCGGGTAACGCTCCGGTGCCCGTGATGAACGTTATTCCTCCACAGCTGAATGTTCTTCACCATCACTACCCCATGCAGGGCCCGCGAGGAACCCTGCCGGTCAGCTTGCAGCCTGCAGCACCATACGCCATGCCTCCTCAGGTCCCTGTGCATCTTCACCCTGCTGTACCACTGCTTCAGGTCCCCGCTGTCGCTGCACAGGGCCTcccaccgccgccgccgccgcctccACCCATGCAGCAAGGcagccagacagcagcagctcagcctgATGGCTATACGACACAG ATGTCTTCTACAATGGTAGGTTATGGGAAACCTGCCCTTCTTCCCACCCCAACCAAAGCTGGCGTTGCCGTGGCGACCCAGGGTCAGCTGGCATCGAGTCAGGTGCTGCCATCCTCTACAACTCAGCCGGGCCATCATAACAGGGCTCAAGCAGACAgctccaaaaaagaaaag AAACAACAGATCCAAGAGAAAGCTATAAATGAAGTGAAGACAGCCATAAAACCCTTTTACCAAAGGAAGGAAATCACGAAGGAGGAGTACAAAGAGATTGTTCGCAAAGCGGTAGAGAAG GTGTGTCACAGCAAGAGTGGTGAGGTGAACTCCAGTAAGGTGGCCAACCTGGTGAAGGCTTACGTGGATAAATACAAGCACGCCCGCAAGAAATGA
- the scaf11 gene encoding protein SCAF11 isoform X1, whose translation MTGVGNGGHGPPDGTEVERCPICLGVLAGGELAMPDSCCHVFCLRCLLTWAELQMAPSCPVDRRPFTNVYRWDGNLTCVQVPVRKRATQPEAESCCCRNPEQKVCAKGKPVRRPRRQKVEQTAITKTKGLVRKCNDDDPSSLSRKKVRGTECSTWSPSPCVSLMTTLTQDVPEPVWVAEDIPHDTGFKQCKPQLQHCPWLSPAAPIPADGSSRQNFHPTAWNHNPFPFGLCPSPFTSSSLLGPGHFVFQGVVCAITCSKGGEKRGGRASTSKADTKEAESLPARRSGRHSKTQEEAPASDISPPQSSSSDSESSAGQSAKSGRASHAPAKRKGKQVTNRKASGKRKAATRKKRSPEFVSSPAASEEEEDGDGDDNKEEEEDKTDQEQDLNNSEQPQSDAEGSLKEDHGGFSSDDEQEGAEPLSNDVGRDTDETQDESNEHEQKPDEGDMFCPSEQELGAESEGDQRTEDEETASPVPSGQRDSDSQSALQENLASQHCDEQDDNMEICAESEEIKDEESSKEVKAESCDNSPQPASPSAGESEEDLGVPESKASGGPDTDNVGSEEPSVVDSSGKETKDDSPAKDDNEVVAMDCSSPISENGNVPVLEEPKESAPSPAAEPPVSTCQVAKDEGRKDQRDRERSQERKNGRQRRSRFHSPTSTWSPKRDSRREASRRSRSRERDGSPPSSRSSRARSRERGKDRDSERDYSRREHSRERRRRRSRSRSRSRSRSRSRSRSRSRTRSYRRGPSPTRPSSREQSPQRKDRRGGWRSGQGSGSGGEGRRNHGGAGRFENGVLTESSPDRQGWSDNPDWVTEKNRGEADSRNRDSTGGSRWEDHRNRGEPRGRGGHGGFERGRGAGRGGNTRSFYSQQEESADNRWQPRNNFSGTGNNSGSDAYSRFNENRGGGRRKESETGDSMLDRSGWSSASSWAVRRTLPADVQDYYSKRERGGPGGWNRQEEEQQPAPAAADPPKSEPPPQAVPGNAPVPVMNVIPPQLNVLHHHYPMQGPRGTLPVSLQPAAPYAMPPQVPVHLHPAVPLLQVPAVAAQGLPPPPPPPPPMQQGSQTAAAQPDGYTTQMSSTMVGYGKPALLPTPTKAGVAVATQGQLASSQVLPSSTTQPGHHNRAQADSSKKEKKQQIQEKAINEVKTAIKPFYQRKEITKEEYKEIVRKAVEKVCHSKSGEVNSSKVANLVKAYVDKYKHARKK comes from the exons ATGACTGGAGTTGGAAATG GTGGACATGGCCCGCCTGATGGGACGGAGGTGGAGAGGTGTCCTATCTGCCTGGGCGTCCTGGCTGGAGGCGAGCTCGCCATGCCCGACAGCTGCTGCCATGTCTTCTGTCTCCGGTGCCTCCTCACATGGGCAGAG TTGCAGATGGCTCCTTCCTGCCCTGTGGACAGAAGACCTTTCACTAATGTTTACAGATGGGACGGGAATCTCACCTGTGTACAG GTTCCTGTGAGGAAGCGGGCGACTCAACCTGAAGCTGAGAGTTGCTGCTGTAGAAACCCTGAACAAAAAGTCTGTGCAAA aggtAAGCCCGTAAGAAGACCAAGACGACAAAAGGTGGAGCAGACAGCAATCACCAAAACTAAAGGACTTGTGAGGAAAT GTAACGATGACGACCCCTCATCACTGAGCAGAAAAAAG GTGAGGGGAACAGAGTGCTCTACATGGTCACCTTCTCCTTGTGTCTCATTAATGACGACATTGACTCAGGACGT TCCAGAGCCTGTTTGGGTGGCCGAGGACATACCACATGACACTGGGTTCAAACAGTGcaaaccacagctgcagcattGTCCGTGGCTTTCTCCTGCTGCCCCCATCCCTGCTGACGGCTCCTCAAG GCAGAATTTTCATCCCACTGCTTGGAACCACAACCCATTTCCATTTGGACTCTGCCCATCACCCTTCACCTCCAGTTCACTGTTGGGCCCCGGCCATTTTG TATTTCAAGGTGTTGTCTGCGCTATCACATGTTCCAaaggaggggagaagagaggcGGTCGAGCTTCAACCTCCAAAGCTGACACCAAAGAGGCCGAGTCTCTACCAGCCAGGAGATCTGGACGCCACAGTAAAACCCAGGAAGAGGCTCCCGCATCTGACATATCACCGCCACAATCCAGTTCGTCAGACTCTGAATCATCTGCTGGCCAGTCTGCCAAGTCAGGCAGAGCTTCTCATGCACCAGCcaagaggaagggaaaacagGTAACAAACCGAAAGGCCAGTGGGAAAAGGAAAGCCGCGACAAGAAAAAAACGTTCTCCCGAATTTGTTAGTAGCCCGGCAGcaagtgaagaggaggaagatggtgATGGGGATgacaacaaggaggaggaagaagacaaaactGATCAGGAGCAGGATTTGAACAACTCAGAACAGCCACAGTCTGATGCTGAAGGGAGCCTCAAAGAAGACCATGGTGGTTTCAGCTCTGATGATGAGCAAGAAGGTGCTGAACCTTTGAGTAACGATGTGGGACGGGACACTGATGAGACTCAGGATGAATCtaatgaacatgaacagaaacCAGATGAGGGGGACATGTTTTGTCCCTCAGAGCAAGAGTTAGGAGCGGAGTCTGAGGGTGACCAGAGGACGGAGGACGAAGAGACAGCAAGCCCTGTTCCCTCAGGACAGAGGGACTCTGATTCTCAGAGTGCCCTGCAGGAGAACCTGGCATCTCAACACTGTGATGAGCAGGATGATAACATGGAAATTTGTGCAGAGTCAGAAGAAATCAAGGATGAAGAGTCTTCAAAGGAAGTGAAGGCTGAATCATGTGATAATTCTCCACAACCAGCTTCCCCCTCTGCTGGAGAGTCAGAGGAAGATTTAGGTGTCCCAGAATCAAAAGCTTCTGGGGGCCCTGATACAGACAACGTTGGATCAGAAGAGCCTTCAGTAGTTGACAGCTCTGGGAAAGAAACCAAGGATGACAGTCCCGCCAAGGATGACAACGAAGTTGTTGCCATGGACTGCAGTTCACCTATCAGTGAGAATGGTAATGTTCCTGTTTTGGAAGAACCGAAGGAGAGTGCTCCCTCCCCTGCTGCAGAACCTCCTGTTTCTACATGCCAAGTCGCTAAAGACGAGGGCCGCAAGGACCAGCGGGACAGGGAAAGGAGCCAAGAGAGGAAGAACGGCAGGCAGCGGCGCTCTCGCTTCCACTCCCCAACCTCTACCTGGTCACCTAAGAGGGACTCCCGGCGTGAAGCATCCAGGCGCTCGCGGTCTAGAGAACGTGATGGCAGCCCACCCTCTAGCCGCTCATCTCGAGCTCgcagcagagaaagaggcaaaGACCGGGACAGCGAGAGAGACTATTCTAGGAGGGAGCATAGCCGTGAAAGGAGGAGGCGCCGATCCAGGAGTCGCTCTAGGTCCAGGTCTAGGTCCCGGTCTCGGTCTAGATCACGTTCCAGAACAAGGTCCTACAGGCGAGGGCCCAGCCCCACACGGCCCTCCTCCAGGGAGCAGTCCCCACAGAGGAAGGACCGCCGGGGAGGCTGGCGGTCTGGGCAGGGCAGTGGGTCTGGTGGTGAAGGACGGAGGAATCACGGAGGCGCTGGGCGCTTTGAAAATGGAGTGCTTACAGAAAGTTCCCCAGATCGCCAGGGCTGGTCGGATAATCCTGACTGGGTTACAGAAAAGAATCGTGGTGAAGCTGACAGCAGGAACCGGGACTCTACTGGCGGCTCACGCTGGGAAGACCACCGCAACAGAGGAGAACCACGAGGCCGGGGGGGACATGGAGGGTTTGAACGCGGTCGGGGTGCAGGGCGGGGAGGCAACACTCGTAGCTTCTACAGTCAGCAGGAGGAAAGTGCAGACAACCGCTGGCAGCCCAGAAATAATTTCTCAGGTACAGGCAACAATTCAGGGAGTGACGCGTACAGCCGCTTCAATGAAAACCGGGGTGGTGGCCGTAGGAAAGAGTCTGAGACAGGAGACTCTATGCTTGACCGTTCAGGCTGGTCATCGGCATCCAGCTGGGCTGTTAGAAGGACGCTGCCCGCCGATGTTCAGGATTATTACtccaagagggagagaggaggaccTGGAGGCTGGAACCgacaagaggaggagcagcagccgGCACCGGCAGCAGCAG ATCCCCCTAAAAGCGAGCCTCCTCCTCAGGCAGTCCCGGGTAACGCTCCGGTGCCCGTGATGAACGTTATTCCTCCACAGCTGAATGTTCTTCACCATCACTACCCCATGCAGGGCCCGCGAGGAACCCTGCCGGTCAGCTTGCAGCCTGCAGCACCATACGCCATGCCTCCTCAGGTCCCTGTGCATCTTCACCCTGCTGTACCACTGCTTCAGGTCCCCGCTGTCGCTGCACAGGGCCTcccaccgccgccgccgccgcctccACCCATGCAGCAAGGcagccagacagcagcagctcagcctgATGGCTATACGACACAG ATGTCTTCTACAATGGTAGGTTATGGGAAACCTGCCCTTCTTCCCACCCCAACCAAAGCTGGCGTTGCCGTGGCGACCCAGGGTCAGCTGGCATCGAGTCAGGTGCTGCCATCCTCTACAACTCAGCCGGGCCATCATAACAGGGCTCAAGCAGACAgctccaaaaaagaaaag AAACAACAGATCCAAGAGAAAGCTATAAATGAAGTGAAGACAGCCATAAAACCCTTTTACCAAAGGAAGGAAATCACGAAGGAGGAGTACAAAGAGATTGTTCGCAAAGCGGTAGAGAAG GTGTGTCACAGCAAGAGTGGTGAGGTGAACTCCAGTAAGGTGGCCAACCTGGTGAAGGCTTACGTGGATAAATACAAGCACGCCCGCAAGAAATGA
- the scaf11 gene encoding protein SCAF11 isoform X3 has protein sequence MTGVGNGGHGPPDGTEVERCPICLGVLAGGELAMPDSCCHVFCLRCLLTWAEMAPSCPVDRRPFTNVYRWDGNLTCVQVPVRKRATQPEAESCCCRNPEQKVCAKGKPVRRPRRQKVEQTAITKTKGLVRKCNDDDPSSLSRKKVRGTECSTWSPSPCVSLMTTLTQDVPEPVWVAEDIPHDTGFKQCKPQLQHCPWLSPAAPIPADGSSRQNFHPTAWNHNPFPFGLCPSPFTSSSLLGPGHFVFQGVVCAITCSKGGEKRGGRASTSKADTKEAESLPARRSGRHSKTQEEAPASDISPPQSSSSDSESSAGQSAKSGRASHAPAKRKGKQVTNRKASGKRKAATRKKRSPEFVSSPAASEEEEDGDGDDNKEEEEDKTDQEQDLNNSEQPQSDAEGSLKEDHGGFSSDDEQEGAEPLSNDVGRDTDETQDESNEHEQKPDEGDMFCPSEQELGAESEGDQRTEDEETASPVPSGQRDSDSQSALQENLASQHCDEQDDNMEICAESEEIKDEESSKEVKAESCDNSPQPASPSAGESEEDLGVPESKASGGPDTDNVGSEEPSVVDSSGKETKDDSPAKDDNEVVAMDCSSPISENGNVPVLEEPKESAPSPAAEPPVSTCQVAKDEGRKDQRDRERSQERKNGRQRRSRFHSPTSTWSPKRDSRREASRRSRSRERDGSPPSSRSSRARSRERGKDRDSERDYSRREHSRERRRRRSRSRSRSRSRSRSRSRSRSRTRSYRRGPSPTRPSSREQSPQRKDRRGGWRSGQGSGSGGEGRRNHGGAGRFENGVLTESSPDRQGWSDNPDWVTEKNRGEADSRNRDSTGGSRWEDHRNRGEPRGRGGHGGFERGRGAGRGGNTRSFYSQQEESADNRWQPRNNFSGTGNNSGSDAYSRFNENRGGGRRKESETGDSMLDRSGWSSASSWAVRRTLPADVQDYYSKRERGGPGGWNRQEEEQQPAPAAADPPKSEPPPQAVPGNAPVPVMNVIPPQLNVLHHHYPMQGPRGTLPVSLQPAAPYAMPPQVPVHLHPAVPLLQVPAVAAQGLPPPPPPPPPMQQGSQTAAAQPDGYTTQMSSTMVGYGKPALLPTPTKAGVAVATQGQLASSQVLPSSTTQPGHHNRAQADSSKKEKKQQIQEKAINEVKTAIKPFYQRKEITKEEYKEIVRKAVEKVCHSKSGEVNSSKVANLVKAYVDKYKHARKK, from the exons ATGACTGGAGTTGGAAATG GTGGACATGGCCCGCCTGATGGGACGGAGGTGGAGAGGTGTCCTATCTGCCTGGGCGTCCTGGCTGGAGGCGAGCTCGCCATGCCCGACAGCTGCTGCCATGTCTTCTGTCTCCGGTGCCTCCTCACATGGGCAGAG ATGGCTCCTTCCTGCCCTGTGGACAGAAGACCTTTCACTAATGTTTACAGATGGGACGGGAATCTCACCTGTGTACAG GTTCCTGTGAGGAAGCGGGCGACTCAACCTGAAGCTGAGAGTTGCTGCTGTAGAAACCCTGAACAAAAAGTCTGTGCAAA aggtAAGCCCGTAAGAAGACCAAGACGACAAAAGGTGGAGCAGACAGCAATCACCAAAACTAAAGGACTTGTGAGGAAAT GTAACGATGACGACCCCTCATCACTGAGCAGAAAAAAG GTGAGGGGAACAGAGTGCTCTACATGGTCACCTTCTCCTTGTGTCTCATTAATGACGACATTGACTCAGGACGT TCCAGAGCCTGTTTGGGTGGCCGAGGACATACCACATGACACTGGGTTCAAACAGTGcaaaccacagctgcagcattGTCCGTGGCTTTCTCCTGCTGCCCCCATCCCTGCTGACGGCTCCTCAAG GCAGAATTTTCATCCCACTGCTTGGAACCACAACCCATTTCCATTTGGACTCTGCCCATCACCCTTCACCTCCAGTTCACTGTTGGGCCCCGGCCATTTTG TATTTCAAGGTGTTGTCTGCGCTATCACATGTTCCAaaggaggggagaagagaggcGGTCGAGCTTCAACCTCCAAAGCTGACACCAAAGAGGCCGAGTCTCTACCAGCCAGGAGATCTGGACGCCACAGTAAAACCCAGGAAGAGGCTCCCGCATCTGACATATCACCGCCACAATCCAGTTCGTCAGACTCTGAATCATCTGCTGGCCAGTCTGCCAAGTCAGGCAGAGCTTCTCATGCACCAGCcaagaggaagggaaaacagGTAACAAACCGAAAGGCCAGTGGGAAAAGGAAAGCCGCGACAAGAAAAAAACGTTCTCCCGAATTTGTTAGTAGCCCGGCAGcaagtgaagaggaggaagatggtgATGGGGATgacaacaaggaggaggaagaagacaaaactGATCAGGAGCAGGATTTGAACAACTCAGAACAGCCACAGTCTGATGCTGAAGGGAGCCTCAAAGAAGACCATGGTGGTTTCAGCTCTGATGATGAGCAAGAAGGTGCTGAACCTTTGAGTAACGATGTGGGACGGGACACTGATGAGACTCAGGATGAATCtaatgaacatgaacagaaacCAGATGAGGGGGACATGTTTTGTCCCTCAGAGCAAGAGTTAGGAGCGGAGTCTGAGGGTGACCAGAGGACGGAGGACGAAGAGACAGCAAGCCCTGTTCCCTCAGGACAGAGGGACTCTGATTCTCAGAGTGCCCTGCAGGAGAACCTGGCATCTCAACACTGTGATGAGCAGGATGATAACATGGAAATTTGTGCAGAGTCAGAAGAAATCAAGGATGAAGAGTCTTCAAAGGAAGTGAAGGCTGAATCATGTGATAATTCTCCACAACCAGCTTCCCCCTCTGCTGGAGAGTCAGAGGAAGATTTAGGTGTCCCAGAATCAAAAGCTTCTGGGGGCCCTGATACAGACAACGTTGGATCAGAAGAGCCTTCAGTAGTTGACAGCTCTGGGAAAGAAACCAAGGATGACAGTCCCGCCAAGGATGACAACGAAGTTGTTGCCATGGACTGCAGTTCACCTATCAGTGAGAATGGTAATGTTCCTGTTTTGGAAGAACCGAAGGAGAGTGCTCCCTCCCCTGCTGCAGAACCTCCTGTTTCTACATGCCAAGTCGCTAAAGACGAGGGCCGCAAGGACCAGCGGGACAGGGAAAGGAGCCAAGAGAGGAAGAACGGCAGGCAGCGGCGCTCTCGCTTCCACTCCCCAACCTCTACCTGGTCACCTAAGAGGGACTCCCGGCGTGAAGCATCCAGGCGCTCGCGGTCTAGAGAACGTGATGGCAGCCCACCCTCTAGCCGCTCATCTCGAGCTCgcagcagagaaagaggcaaaGACCGGGACAGCGAGAGAGACTATTCTAGGAGGGAGCATAGCCGTGAAAGGAGGAGGCGCCGATCCAGGAGTCGCTCTAGGTCCAGGTCTAGGTCCCGGTCTCGGTCTAGATCACGTTCCAGAACAAGGTCCTACAGGCGAGGGCCCAGCCCCACACGGCCCTCCTCCAGGGAGCAGTCCCCACAGAGGAAGGACCGCCGGGGAGGCTGGCGGTCTGGGCAGGGCAGTGGGTCTGGTGGTGAAGGACGGAGGAATCACGGAGGCGCTGGGCGCTTTGAAAATGGAGTGCTTACAGAAAGTTCCCCAGATCGCCAGGGCTGGTCGGATAATCCTGACTGGGTTACAGAAAAGAATCGTGGTGAAGCTGACAGCAGGAACCGGGACTCTACTGGCGGCTCACGCTGGGAAGACCACCGCAACAGAGGAGAACCACGAGGCCGGGGGGGACATGGAGGGTTTGAACGCGGTCGGGGTGCAGGGCGGGGAGGCAACACTCGTAGCTTCTACAGTCAGCAGGAGGAAAGTGCAGACAACCGCTGGCAGCCCAGAAATAATTTCTCAGGTACAGGCAACAATTCAGGGAGTGACGCGTACAGCCGCTTCAATGAAAACCGGGGTGGTGGCCGTAGGAAAGAGTCTGAGACAGGAGACTCTATGCTTGACCGTTCAGGCTGGTCATCGGCATCCAGCTGGGCTGTTAGAAGGACGCTGCCCGCCGATGTTCAGGATTATTACtccaagagggagagaggaggaccTGGAGGCTGGAACCgacaagaggaggagcagcagccgGCACCGGCAGCAGCAG ATCCCCCTAAAAGCGAGCCTCCTCCTCAGGCAGTCCCGGGTAACGCTCCGGTGCCCGTGATGAACGTTATTCCTCCACAGCTGAATGTTCTTCACCATCACTACCCCATGCAGGGCCCGCGAGGAACCCTGCCGGTCAGCTTGCAGCCTGCAGCACCATACGCCATGCCTCCTCAGGTCCCTGTGCATCTTCACCCTGCTGTACCACTGCTTCAGGTCCCCGCTGTCGCTGCACAGGGCCTcccaccgccgccgccgccgcctccACCCATGCAGCAAGGcagccagacagcagcagctcagcctgATGGCTATACGACACAG ATGTCTTCTACAATGGTAGGTTATGGGAAACCTGCCCTTCTTCCCACCCCAACCAAAGCTGGCGTTGCCGTGGCGACCCAGGGTCAGCTGGCATCGAGTCAGGTGCTGCCATCCTCTACAACTCAGCCGGGCCATCATAACAGGGCTCAAGCAGACAgctccaaaaaagaaaag AAACAACAGATCCAAGAGAAAGCTATAAATGAAGTGAAGACAGCCATAAAACCCTTTTACCAAAGGAAGGAAATCACGAAGGAGGAGTACAAAGAGATTGTTCGCAAAGCGGTAGAGAAG GTGTGTCACAGCAAGAGTGGTGAGGTGAACTCCAGTAAGGTGGCCAACCTGGTGAAGGCTTACGTGGATAAATACAAGCACGCCCGCAAGAAATGA